In Fictibacillus halophilus, a single genomic region encodes these proteins:
- a CDS encoding SgcJ/EcaC family oxidoreductase translates to METENTKAVEDLYFNFLHAWNERNSRAMADHFTKDGEMVGYDGSQAFGPEEIHAHLEPIFSSFPTPPYYAKVKNISFLNDDAVIVRAIAGMVPVGKTELSQELNTHHTVVAVKNDEKWFIKLFQNTPAQFHGRPELLNQMTEELRALLPE, encoded by the coding sequence ATGGAAACAGAAAATACAAAAGCTGTTGAAGATCTATATTTTAACTTCTTACATGCGTGGAACGAGCGGAATTCACGTGCTATGGCTGATCATTTTACCAAGGACGGTGAGATGGTTGGGTATGATGGAAGTCAGGCATTTGGTCCTGAAGAAATTCATGCTCATCTCGAACCTATTTTCAGCAGCTTCCCAACACCTCCTTATTATGCAAAAGTGAAGAACATTTCCTTCTTAAATGATGATGCTGTTATTGTTCGCGCTATTGCTGGCATGGTGCCGGTAGGAAAAACTGAACTATCTCAAGAACTAAATACGCATCATACGGTGGTTGCAGTGAAAAATGATGAAAAATGGTTCATTAAACTTTTTCAAAACACACCTGCTCAATTCCATGGACGTCCTGAACTTCTGAATCAGATGACTGAGGAGCTTCGTGCATTGCTTCCTGAATAA
- a CDS encoding 1,4-dihydroxy-6-naphthoate synthase, whose protein sequence is MSIAFSPCPNDTFVFHALVHGLVSGAPEFDVTYADIDITNGLAAESDELDILKISYAALPYVLDKYALLPCGGALGRGCGPLVLVKEPGDVTPNMLSGARVAVPSERSTAYMLFRLWAAQNVPGGVGEIIVMPFNEIMPAVKDGKIDAGLVIHEARFTYQDYGLNLLADMGSWWEEDTGLPIPLGAIIARRSLDLESISEWIRKSVEYAWRNPEASRDYVMQHASELSEDVAKSHIDLYVNDFTADLGDKGFEAITTLLNRAGEEGIVPKKDYTNLLKI, encoded by the coding sequence ATGAGTATTGCTTTTTCACCATGTCCCAATGACACGTTTGTTTTTCATGCATTGGTACATGGTCTTGTTTCTGGTGCCCCAGAATTTGATGTTACATATGCAGATATTGATATTACAAACGGATTAGCTGCTGAGTCAGATGAACTTGATATCTTAAAGATCTCATACGCAGCGCTTCCTTATGTCTTGGACAAATATGCTCTACTTCCATGCGGAGGGGCGCTCGGTCGTGGATGTGGTCCGTTAGTTTTGGTGAAGGAGCCAGGTGATGTTACGCCTAACATGCTGTCTGGAGCAAGGGTGGCTGTTCCGAGTGAACGCTCTACCGCTTACATGCTGTTTCGTTTATGGGCGGCTCAAAATGTACCAGGCGGAGTAGGCGAGATCATCGTTATGCCGTTTAATGAAATCATGCCCGCTGTAAAAGACGGCAAGATTGATGCAGGTCTTGTTATCCATGAAGCTCGCTTTACGTATCAAGATTACGGGTTAAATCTGTTGGCTGATATGGGGAGCTGGTGGGAAGAAGATACGGGACTACCCATTCCACTCGGAGCAATCATCGCACGCCGTTCACTAGATTTAGAGTCTATTTCTGAGTGGATTCGTAAATCGGTAGAGTATGCATGGCGTAATCCTGAGGCATCTAGAGATTATGTGATGCAGCACGCGAGCGAGCTCTCAGAGGACGTTGCAAAATCCCATATCGATCTGTATGTGAATGATTTTACCGCTGATCTTGGAGACAAGGGCTTTGAGGCGATTACAACGCTATTGAACCGTGCTGGAGAAGAAGGCATCGTGCCGAAGAAGGATTATACGAATCTATTGAAGATTTAA
- a CDS encoding futalosine hydrolase, protein MSMNNERRILIMTSVAAEKEAILRGVGQASSVDVVLAGVGPISAGIQTTKALLTKDYDLVINMGIAGGFQGKADVGTLVIADEMISGDLGAESPDGFITLDELGFGASTRIKADSELVMHCLTSLKLAGVPVQLGHVLTLSTVTGTSETTKSLQDREPDAVAEAMEGYGVALAAQEFGKPVLEIRSISNPIGPRDRSAWRMKEAFDTLERASKVIAEVLL, encoded by the coding sequence ATGTCGATGAATAACGAACGCCGTATTTTAATCATGACTTCCGTAGCTGCTGAGAAAGAGGCAATCTTAAGAGGGGTTGGCCAAGCGTCATCTGTTGATGTGGTCTTAGCTGGAGTAGGTCCGATCTCAGCGGGTATCCAAACAACAAAAGCTTTATTAACAAAAGACTATGACCTTGTGATCAATATGGGAATTGCAGGAGGTTTTCAGGGTAAAGCAGATGTTGGAACACTTGTTATTGCAGATGAGATGATTTCAGGAGATCTTGGTGCAGAATCTCCTGATGGATTCATCACATTAGACGAACTTGGTTTTGGGGCTTCTACTCGCATAAAAGCAGATAGCGAACTGGTCATGCATTGTTTAACGTCATTAAAGCTCGCAGGAGTACCTGTTCAGCTTGGTCACGTTCTAACACTGTCTACTGTGACGGGAACTTCTGAAACTACGAAGAGTCTTCAGGATCGAGAGCCTGATGCTGTAGCAGAAGCGATGGAAGGCTATGGGGTAGCGCTAGCGGCACAAGAATTTGGAAAGCCGGTACTTGAGATACGTTCGATATCAAATCCGATCGGTCCGCGAGATCGTTCTGCTTGGCGTATGAAGGAAGCGTTCGATACACTAGAGAGAGCTAGTAAAGTTATCGCGGAGGTTTTGTTATGA
- a CDS encoding class I SAM-dependent rRNA methyltransferase: MKKNVRLKVKPSYVKGLKTGYPLITEDAVQNISNVKEEGTIIELFDEKNVFLGKGYYGKQNKGRGWVLTQNSQELIDQEFFEKKLKKAINHRQELFNNYETTAFRVFNGEGDGIGGLTIDHYNGYYVLTWYSEGIYSFKDEVIASLKELVKVKGIYEKKRFAVKGKYIDDNDFVEGEQAPSPLIVRENGIHFAVYLNDGAMVGVFLDQRDVRKTIRDQYAKGKTVLNTFSYTGAFSVAAALGGAAKTTSVDLANRSRSKTQEQFSVNGLNYEDHDIIVEDVFNYFKYAVRKELSFDLVILDPPSFARSKKHTFSAGKDYPDLLAQAIQITERNGVIVASSNCSTFGMKKFKEMIASAFKQTGSTYNILEEFKLPQDFKTHKEFKEGNYLKVVFIEKLS, from the coding sequence ATGAAGAAGAATGTCCGATTAAAAGTAAAACCTTCTTATGTGAAGGGTTTAAAAACAGGCTACCCTCTAATCACTGAGGATGCTGTACAGAATATTAGCAACGTGAAAGAAGAAGGAACGATCATTGAATTGTTTGACGAAAAAAATGTATTTCTAGGTAAGGGATACTACGGCAAGCAAAATAAAGGTCGTGGTTGGGTACTAACGCAGAATTCACAAGAACTCATCGATCAAGAATTTTTTGAGAAGAAACTGAAAAAAGCGATCAACCATCGACAAGAACTTTTTAACAATTATGAAACCACAGCATTCCGCGTTTTTAACGGTGAGGGAGACGGAATCGGTGGGCTGACGATCGACCACTATAACGGCTACTACGTTCTAACTTGGTATAGTGAAGGCATCTACTCATTTAAGGATGAAGTGATCGCTTCGCTTAAAGAACTTGTTAAGGTAAAAGGCATCTATGAGAAGAAGCGTTTTGCAGTAAAAGGAAAATATATCGATGATAACGATTTTGTTGAAGGTGAACAAGCGCCTAGTCCACTGATCGTAAGAGAGAACGGCATCCACTTTGCCGTTTATCTAAATGATGGTGCAATGGTCGGTGTGTTCTTGGATCAGCGTGATGTGCGAAAGACCATCCGTGATCAATATGCGAAAGGGAAAACCGTTCTGAATACGTTCTCTTATACAGGTGCGTTTTCAGTTGCTGCTGCTCTTGGCGGAGCTGCGAAAACGACAAGCGTTGACTTAGCGAATAGAAGCCGAAGCAAGACGCAAGAACAGTTCAGTGTGAACGGTTTGAACTATGAGGACCACGACATCATTGTAGAAGATGTGTTCAACTACTTTAAATATGCCGTTCGAAAAGAGCTGTCATTCGACCTTGTCATTCTAGATCCGCCGAGCTTTGCGCGTTCTAAGAAACATACGTTCAGTGCTGGGAAAGATTATCCAGATTTATTAGCACAAGCGATTCAGATTACAGAAAGAAACGGTGTAATCGTAGCTTCTTCTAATTGCTCAACGTTTGGAATGAAAAAATTTAAAGAGATGATCGCCTCAGCATTTAAACAAACAGGGAGCACGTATAACATTTTGGAAGAATTTAAGCTTCCACAAGATTTTAAAACACACAAAGAGTTCAAAGAGGGTAACTATTTAAAAGTAGTGTTCATTGAAAAATTAAGCTAA
- the recQ gene encoding DNA helicase RecQ, which produces MIEKAKQMLNLHYGYSSFRNGQEQAIQSVLAGDDTLCVMPTGGGKSICYQIPALVFEGTTIVISPLISLMKDQVDTLLQLGISAAFINSSLTASEARERMDRAKSGEYKLLYIAPERLESYDFMDHLRQIDIPLIAVDEAHCISQWGHDFRPSYQRIQRMIGNLPNRPVVLALTATATPRVRQDICWSLDIDENKTVLTGFERENLSFSVIKGQDRLSYLKDFLKKNEKEAGIIYAATRKTVDQLYETLQKSGINVSRYHAGMNDNERMQQQEQFLQDESSVMVATSAFGMGIDKSNIRYVIHFQLPKNMESYYQEAGRAGRDGLPSECILLYSSQDVQVQRFLIDQSSEQDRMAQELEKLQLMVDYCYTESCLQQSIVRYFSDEEIPPCGRCGNCTDNRDSIDVTREAQIVLSCIVRMGQKRFGKTLIAQVLTGSKNKKVLEMRFNKLPTYGMLKEKSTKEITDLIEFFISQEIIAVEHGTFPTLYIKEKGKDILLGKEQIMRKEAVVTKQVAADDPLFEELRIVRKTIAEQENVPPFVIFADTALKDMCVKLPESRTEFLSVTGVGQNKLEKYGERFISAISNYLAEHPERRESADQSTVSKAPAKKATPDSHLETYTFYKEKMSVDEIAEHRNLAVSTVESHLVQCMQEGMDVQMEDLIPDDYVSKIEHAIQQAGGEKLKPIKELLPEEVSYFMIKVYLLQNENKKRVTR; this is translated from the coding sequence TTGATAGAAAAAGCAAAGCAAATGCTGAATTTGCATTACGGTTATTCTTCATTCCGAAATGGACAAGAGCAAGCGATCCAATCGGTTTTAGCAGGTGACGATACCCTTTGTGTTATGCCTACAGGTGGCGGGAAATCGATCTGTTATCAAATACCTGCCCTTGTTTTTGAAGGAACGACAATTGTTATTTCTCCTTTAATTTCTTTAATGAAAGATCAGGTTGATACATTATTGCAGTTAGGTATATCCGCGGCCTTCATCAATAGTTCACTTACAGCGTCAGAGGCGAGAGAACGAATGGATAGGGCAAAAAGCGGTGAGTACAAACTTTTATATATTGCACCAGAACGCCTAGAATCTTATGACTTTATGGATCATTTGAGACAGATTGATATCCCTTTAATTGCCGTAGATGAAGCTCACTGTATCTCGCAATGGGGACACGACTTCAGACCGAGCTATCAACGTATTCAAAGAATGATCGGGAATCTTCCAAATCGTCCGGTGGTACTGGCGTTAACCGCAACTGCTACACCACGTGTTCGTCAGGACATCTGCTGGTCTCTCGATATTGATGAGAACAAGACGGTATTAACAGGATTTGAACGTGAAAATTTATCCTTTTCCGTGATTAAGGGACAAGACCGGCTTTCATATTTAAAAGATTTCCTTAAAAAGAACGAGAAAGAAGCGGGAATCATATACGCTGCAACACGTAAGACGGTTGATCAGCTTTATGAAACCCTGCAAAAAAGCGGCATCAACGTTTCTCGCTATCACGCAGGGATGAATGACAACGAGCGCATGCAGCAGCAGGAGCAGTTTCTTCAAGATGAGTCATCGGTTATGGTGGCTACTTCGGCATTTGGAATGGGTATTGATAAATCGAATATCCGTTATGTTATCCATTTTCAGCTGCCTAAAAACATGGAGAGTTATTATCAAGAAGCTGGGCGTGCTGGACGTGATGGACTTCCAAGTGAATGTATCCTGCTGTATTCTTCTCAAGACGTTCAAGTACAGCGTTTTCTGATCGATCAGTCTAGCGAGCAGGATCGTATGGCGCAAGAGCTGGAGAAGCTTCAACTCATGGTGGACTATTGCTACACCGAAAGCTGTTTGCAGCAATCAATTGTCCGTTATTTTAGTGATGAAGAAATTCCACCATGCGGTCGGTGCGGAAACTGTACCGATAATCGCGATAGTATCGATGTGACAAGAGAGGCGCAGATCGTATTATCCTGTATTGTGCGTATGGGGCAAAAGCGGTTCGGGAAGACATTGATCGCACAGGTTTTGACCGGTTCCAAGAATAAAAAGGTTTTAGAGATGAGATTTAATAAGCTACCGACTTACGGCATGTTGAAAGAAAAAAGCACGAAAGAAATAACAGATCTCATTGAATTTTTTATCTCACAAGAAATCATTGCCGTTGAGCATGGGACGTTCCCAACTCTTTATATAAAAGAAAAAGGGAAAGATATTCTGCTTGGAAAAGAACAAATCATGCGTAAAGAAGCAGTCGTAACCAAACAAGTGGCTGCAGATGATCCGCTATTTGAAGAACTTCGAATCGTGCGGAAGACGATAGCAGAACAGGAGAACGTTCCGCCGTTCGTTATTTTTGCAGATACCGCTTTAAAAGATATGTGCGTGAAACTGCCTGAGTCAAGAACTGAATTTTTGAGTGTGACGGGTGTTGGTCAAAATAAACTAGAGAAATATGGTGAGCGTTTTATCTCTGCTATTTCTAATTATTTGGCTGAGCATCCTGAGCGAAGAGAAAGTGCTGATCAAAGTACGGTTTCAAAAGCACCTGCAAAAAAGGCAACGCCTGATTCTCATCTTGAAACATACACTTTCTATAAAGAGAAAATGTCTGTAGATGAAATTGCTGAACACCGCAATCTGGCCGTGAGTACGGTCGAGAGTCATCTCGTTCAATGCATGCAAGAGGGAATGGACGTTCAGATGGAGGATCTTATTCCAGATGATTATGTCTCAAAAATTGAACATGCCATTCAACAAGCCGGCGGAGAAAAGTTAAAGCCAATCAAAGAATTACTTCCTGAAGAAGTAAGTTACTTTATGATTAAAGTTTACTTGCTGCAAAACGAAAATAAGAAACGGGTGACAAGATGA
- a CDS encoding ASCH domain-containing protein, with protein MTNHENNNLPPKTCSIERLVTMPADVAKVLEGKKTATRRNGRYADIGEIMELEGYSFVVNNVYRQSLGELTDQHAQDEGFATVEEYKNAILSYHPGMPWLPHMQVWVHEFSPAKG; from the coding sequence ATGACAAATCATGAAAACAACAATTTGCCACCAAAAACATGTTCAATTGAAAGACTTGTGACGATGCCTGCTGATGTTGCTAAAGTTCTAGAAGGCAAGAAAACGGCAACTCGCCGAAACGGACGCTATGCAGACATTGGGGAAATCATGGAATTAGAAGGGTATTCGTTCGTAGTGAACAATGTATACCGACAATCTCTTGGTGAACTAACCGATCAACACGCTCAAGACGAAGGCTTTGCAACGGTTGAAGAGTACAAGAACGCTATTCTTTCCTACCACCCCGGTATGCCGTGGCTTCCTCATATGCAAGTATGGGTTCACGAATTCAGTCCTGCTAAAGGCTAA
- a CDS encoding proprotein convertase P-domain-containing protein: protein MIDSCVCHTLRCLKYGQAVVLLVGSRQFPFIFQGINGNCVVGITSGNQMLALDCGCITAVICSRTAVNINRFFNPNVITIPDSGAATPYPSFINVSGLSGTITNVTVTLRNLTHSYLADLQILLVGPQGQNVILMSTVGGFSPGVVNATYTFSDAAVNSMTEDAIPPSGIYKPSTFPPVTALPGAPGLPYGTTLSVFNGTNPNGAWRLYVYDQFAQDQGVINRGWELTITTRESF, encoded by the coding sequence ATGATAGATTCATGTGTTTGTCACACGTTAAGATGTTTAAAATACGGGCAAGCTGTCGTCCTATTAGTAGGGAGTAGGCAGTTTCCATTTATTTTTCAAGGTATCAATGGAAACTGTGTAGTGGGTATTACGAGTGGTAACCAAATGCTTGCTTTAGATTGTGGATGTATTACAGCGGTTATCTGTAGCAGAACGGCTGTAAATATAAATCGGTTTTTTAATCCTAATGTTATTACAATTCCTGATAGTGGAGCTGCAACACCTTATCCCTCGTTCATTAATGTGTCAGGTTTAAGTGGAACAATTACAAATGTGACGGTAACTCTTCGTAACCTCACGCATTCATATTTAGCAGATCTACAGATATTACTAGTAGGTCCTCAAGGACAGAATGTCATCTTAATGTCTACAGTTGGAGGCTTTAGTCCTGGTGTTGTGAATGCTACGTATACGTTCAGTGATGCTGCAGTAAATTCTATGACAGAAGATGCTATTCCTCCATCAGGCATTTATAAACCAAGTACTTTTCCTCCAGTTACAGCATTACCAGGTGCCCCTGGTCTTCCATATGGAACGACGCTTAGCGTTTTTAATGGAACGAATCCGAATGGTGCATGGCGATTATATGTATATGATCAATTTGCTCAAGACCAAGGAGTTATCAATAGGGGTTGGGAGCTGACTATAACAACACGAGAGTCATTTTAA
- a CDS encoding DUF3311 domain-containing protein, translated as MKKLLLIVLISAPFIAQLVVLPFVNRIDPIIFGLPFLQFWLFLWIVLTPFCTLGIYHLQKSEGSLD; from the coding sequence ATGAAGAAATTATTATTGATTGTCTTGATTTCCGCTCCATTTATTGCACAACTGGTCGTTCTACCGTTCGTAAACAGGATTGATCCTATCATTTTCGGCCTTCCGTTTCTTCAGTTTTGGTTGTTTTTGTGGATTGTTTTAACTCCTTTTTGCACATTAGGAATCTATCATCTTCAGAAATCAGAAGGGAGCTTGGATTAA
- a CDS encoding sodium:solute symporter family protein, translating to MQQGNLTALSITIFIILTVVLIGFLAGRDKATRSSVEEWSVGGRRFGGLLVWFLVGADLYTAYTFLGLTSTAYTAGSLAFFAIPYSVLAYFISYFFLPKLWKVANEHKLTTLADYARERFDSKLLSSLIAIVGVLMLIPYICLQLSGIQDTLQVAGTGFINVKVVVITSFLLVALYTFFSGIKGPTYTAIIKDVLVWAIMLFMVVSLPIMHFGGWNPMVDKIVTEAPHLLTIPESGPKGVMWFITAAFVSSLALFMWAHAATGVFTAKSADAIRKNALYLPLYNIVLILVVFLGFIAFLVLPDGTDPRFALLALIQTSYGGIGQGLAYSTIALASLIPCSIMAIGASNLFANNIYRDLINPKVKGAKLTMITRGMVFVVIGLALLFGLVFPQALVSLQLLGVSGMVQIFPAIVISLFWRNQSREATIIGLIVGLVVTFTVYSTGTSLGIYEGFWGLMANFATVVVLNPIFIKKAKHSSNAVKDYLFDQSSKEEQLVRKGA from the coding sequence ATGCAGCAGGGTAATCTTACAGCGCTATCTATCACTATTTTTATTATCTTAACGGTCGTTTTGATTGGTTTTCTTGCCGGCAGGGACAAAGCTACACGTAGTTCTGTTGAAGAATGGTCTGTCGGCGGAAGACGCTTTGGTGGCCTACTCGTCTGGTTTCTAGTAGGGGCTGATCTTTACACAGCTTACACGTTCCTAGGATTAACGAGCACCGCTTACACAGCTGGTAGTCTCGCATTCTTCGCAATTCCCTATTCGGTTCTTGCGTATTTCATCTCTTATTTTTTCCTTCCGAAGTTATGGAAAGTGGCAAATGAGCATAAGTTAACGACTCTAGCAGACTATGCTCGTGAACGTTTTGACTCTAAGCTATTATCTTCACTCATCGCCATCGTTGGCGTTCTTATGCTGATTCCATATATCTGTCTGCAGCTGAGTGGTATTCAAGATACGCTACAGGTTGCTGGGACAGGCTTTATAAATGTTAAAGTGGTCGTGATCACCTCTTTCTTGCTTGTTGCACTATATACATTTTTCAGTGGAATCAAAGGACCGACTTATACAGCAATCATAAAAGATGTTCTAGTATGGGCGATCATGTTATTCATGGTTGTATCTCTTCCAATCATGCACTTTGGTGGCTGGAACCCCATGGTTGATAAAATCGTGACAGAGGCTCCTCATCTTTTAACGATTCCAGAATCAGGACCAAAAGGTGTGATGTGGTTCATTACAGCAGCTTTCGTGTCATCACTCGCTCTTTTTATGTGGGCACATGCAGCTACAGGTGTTTTCACAGCAAAAAGTGCAGATGCCATTCGAAAAAACGCACTGTATTTGCCGCTTTATAATATCGTTTTAATTCTAGTCGTATTCCTTGGTTTCATCGCCTTTCTAGTTTTACCAGATGGTACGGATCCAAGGTTTGCTCTTCTTGCATTGATCCAAACGTCTTATGGTGGAATTGGTCAGGGATTAGCGTACTCAACAATTGCACTTGCTTCACTTATTCCATGCTCCATCATGGCGATTGGTGCATCGAACCTTTTCGCAAACAACATCTACCGCGACCTCATCAATCCAAAAGTAAAAGGCGCAAAACTAACGATGATTACTCGCGGCATGGTTTTCGTTGTCATCGGACTCGCCTTATTGTTCGGTCTTGTGTTTCCGCAAGCTCTCGTTTCCCTACAGTTGCTTGGTGTATCGGGAATGGTACAGATTTTCCCAGCGATCGTTATCAGTTTGTTCTGGAGAAATCAATCTAGAGAAGCTACCATTATCGGTCTGATTGTCGGACTTGTTGTTACCTTCACAGTCTACTCAACAGGTACAAGTCTCGGAATCTATGAAGGTTTCTGGGGATTGATGGCTAACTTTGCAACGGTAGTCGTATTGAATCCAATCTTCATTAAAAAGGCGAAGCATTCATCAAACGCTGTAAAAGATTACTTGTTTGATCAGTCATCAAAAGAAGAACAACTTGTACGAAAAGGAGCATGA
- a CDS encoding spermidine synthase → MDELMWLTVGAAAVFIIEASVYLYWILWGNGSVISYINDGQRPNQNFRVIQTFHTSTQKIALVEVGEEVWVYSNGEIMFGTKEDENEYAEVIVHVPMAAAKEVRRILIIGGGGGISVREALRYEEVDEIIAVDIDAEMMDLGKSFDRLVAFNEGALNHHKVRTMIQDGRSFVEQSLEAWDVIIVDIPEPTEKCPSLSRLFSLEFYHELKEHLNPGGVLSIACSTVNLMPEYMWSIEKTLKECGLFTIPFHNFSNKTGVDWGYILASTLPLQRDDIQLKVTTPFLTEGRLKDVLELPYYLNNRENKGMVQTDQNTVLLDIVKKELNDL, encoded by the coding sequence GTGGATGAACTCATGTGGCTAACGGTTGGTGCAGCCGCAGTTTTTATAATAGAAGCAAGTGTCTACTTATACTGGATTCTATGGGGAAACGGGTCTGTTATATCTTATATAAATGATGGTCAGAGACCCAACCAAAACTTTAGAGTGATTCAAACGTTTCATACATCTACACAAAAAATTGCATTAGTCGAAGTAGGAGAAGAAGTATGGGTCTATAGCAATGGTGAAATCATGTTTGGTACGAAAGAAGATGAGAATGAGTATGCCGAAGTGATCGTACATGTTCCGATGGCAGCTGCAAAAGAGGTTAGACGTATCTTAATCATCGGTGGCGGAGGCGGAATCAGTGTCCGAGAAGCTTTACGCTATGAAGAAGTTGACGAAATTATTGCAGTCGATATTGATGCAGAGATGATGGACCTTGGAAAAAGCTTCGATCGTTTGGTGGCATTCAATGAAGGTGCATTAAATCATCATAAAGTGAGAACTATGATTCAAGATGGTAGAAGTTTTGTGGAACAAAGCCTAGAAGCTTGGGACGTAATCATTGTGGATATACCAGAGCCCACGGAAAAGTGTCCAAGTCTATCCCGATTGTTTTCTTTAGAGTTTTATCATGAGTTAAAGGAACACTTAAACCCTGGTGGTGTTCTATCCATTGCTTGTTCGACCGTCAACCTGATGCCAGAATATATGTGGAGCATTGAAAAGACGTTAAAAGAATGTGGACTTTTCACGATTCCCTTTCATAATTTCTCAAACAAGACGGGTGTGGATTGGGGTTATATCCTCGCTTCAACACTACCTTTACAGCGTGATGATATCCAATTAAAAGTGACTACGCCATTCTTAACGGAAGGAAGACTAAAGGATGTGTTGGAACTGCCTTACTATCTAAATAATAGAGAGAATAAAGGGATGGTTCAGACCGATCAGAACACGGTGCTTTTAGATATTGTAAAAAAAGAACTGAATGATTTATAG
- a CDS encoding ferritin-like domain-containing protein, with amino-acid sequence MSYMNPQQQQQGSGQQQSDGQQQALQLSLQLIKEAVAGEREDQLFYEYLISEAPTNEEKLIIASIRDDEKRHNKLFRMIYKDLTGQEVPPVNGEEFQKPKTYKDGLVKALFGELAAVEKYRVIRQGLPNTYYRDILFNIITDEIKHSAKYNYLYTLNSQPSSPRSVQQAHRMPQTESIADQWVSYIDPLVKRALKETEEGINLTHLYQEFILSGVLVGQGFTPQQAIEQVEEWEKTGESQLLKKSKMMGNQVR; translated from the coding sequence ATGAGTTATATGAATCCACAACAACAGCAGCAAGGCAGCGGTCAACAGCAGAGTGATGGGCAGCAGCAAGCTCTTCAACTATCTCTGCAACTCATTAAAGAAGCCGTTGCTGGCGAAAGAGAAGATCAATTATTTTACGAATACTTAATTTCTGAAGCACCTACGAACGAAGAAAAATTAATCATTGCTTCCATTCGCGATGATGAGAAACGACATAACAAGCTTTTCAGAATGATCTACAAAGATCTCACCGGTCAAGAAGTTCCACCTGTGAACGGAGAAGAGTTTCAAAAACCAAAAACCTATAAAGACGGTCTTGTAAAAGCTTTGTTTGGGGAACTTGCTGCTGTCGAAAAATATCGTGTCATTCGCCAAGGACTTCCTAATACGTATTATCGAGACATTCTTTTTAACATCATTACAGATGAGATCAAACACAGTGCAAAGTACAACTATTTATATACGTTAAACAGTCAACCAAGTTCTCCTCGTTCTGTTCAACAAGCACACCGAATGCCACAAACAGAGAGCATAGCGGATCAATGGGTTTCGTACATTGACCCACTTGTCAAAAGAGCGTTAAAAGAGACGGAAGAAGGCATTAATCTTACTCATCTCTATCAGGAATTTATTTTATCTGGTGTTCTTGTTGGTCAAGGGTTCACACCTCAACAAGCAATTGAACAAGTAGAAGAGTGGGAAAAAACAGGAGAATCTCAGCTATTGAAAAAGAGCAAGATGATGGGAAACCAAGTAAGATAG
- a CDS encoding peroxiredoxin, with protein MESTQIYSKPFIGDQFPEMTVHTTLGDLVLPTSYQGHWFVLFSHPGDFTPVCTTEFVAFQKLMPEFRKLNTYLIGLSVEQVYSHIKWIEWIQQNLKVEITFPIIADSLGKIATRLGMIHPTMGTRTVRSVYIVDPTGKIRLILTYPENVGRNINEILRAVKALQTADRNKAATPANWPKNELVGDRLIVPAPTTVQEAKKRAEQAQAGEIECYDWWLCTKPLHDR; from the coding sequence ATGGAATCTACACAAATATATTCAAAGCCTTTTATTGGCGATCAATTTCCGGAAATGACGGTTCATACAACCCTTGGGGATCTTGTCCTACCAACAAGCTATCAAGGTCATTGGTTTGTCCTCTTTAGCCATCCAGGTGACTTTACACCCGTGTGTACAACAGAGTTTGTTGCGTTCCAAAAGCTCATGCCAGAGTTTAGAAAACTAAACACTTACTTAATCGGATTATCTGTAGAACAAGTGTACTCTCACATAAAGTGGATTGAATGGATACAGCAGAACTTGAAAGTAGAGATTACTTTTCCGATTATAGCGGATAGTCTTGGCAAGATTGCTACTAGACTTGGAATGATCCATCCTACCATGGGAACAAGAACGGTGAGAAGTGTTTATATCGTTGATCCGACAGGTAAAATTCGTCTTATTCTTACGTATCCCGAAAATGTCGGCCGTAATATCAACGAAATTCTAAGAGCGGTGAAGGCGTTGCAGACAGCAGATAGAAATAAAGCAGCAACACCTGCAAACTGGCCGAAAAATGAACTAGTCGGAGACCGTCTGATCGTTCCCGCACCTACAACCGTACAAGAAGCGAAAAAACGGGCAGAACAAGCACAGGCCGGAGAGATCGAATGCTACGATTGGTGGTTATGCACAAAACCTCTTCATGATAGATAA